The sequence ttgtcagtgcatgcaaatttttaatcattttatttatgcagtacttttaattaaatgtttgactcagatatttattttatttaaagaatgaaattttttatttaagttatttatttatttattttaaatctttttattctgtgcatgtatgtatgggcatatatgtgcatattttatttagtaagtatatataaaaaaaaaaaaaaattccgcatatttatttattaattatagagttagggtcgtttcatgatgagctcccgaaaagaagatgcaccttcttgatatgagcagtacatatgaaatcttttaagccctcctcaactatgtagtcccatacctacacagtctcagaatcccctctcattccggcacgggattggttcattcatgtctccctccgcctagaagcctactagGAGCCACTCATtttccgtgcaacctcttggtaccggcgatcactccctgcctcctcagccccgggcgtcacaacaACGACCACATGTTGAGACACGTGTATTAACTTGCGATGGTATTCTCTTCGTCCTTCTGCGACCGGGCTGACTACGCACAGAAGGAGCTTGATTGTATCGGATTCAGCAACACATGACTCACTGATGTCAAAGGTTGGGATAGGATTAATATGTCCTTTGTACGCAGTGCGATACGATTCGATCTTGAAATACTTGTCACAAAAATCATACACAGACAGAGATTTTGTCTCAATGGCAGAAATGGCGTGCTTGCACGGAATCTTATTGATCTGCCAAACTCTGCATGAACAAGTCATATCCACTAAATCCACGGCAAATGACTTTTCACCATCAACAACCTCAAACTTCCAATCACACGACCGCTAAACTCTTAATGTTCGGGATTCCATATATGCGCTTACAACAGACTTTTCTtttcttggacttaattccttgGTCATGAACAGAGTTGATTCACGTCGTCGGTGCATCATTTTCATTATCTGCACACGTATGTGATCAACCATAGCAACAATAGGCAGATGACGAGCTGGCCTAACCCAACTATTCCAACACTCGGCTATATTGTTATTTATAACACCCCATCTATTGCCAACAAACAATGCATTGGCTCAAATCTGTGGATCAGAATTTACAATAAACCCTCTGGCAAGTGACATTGActctaatatattgtttatatgttgcTCGTACTCTTGAAAAGACGGAGCATACGCAACTTTCTTGAATACCGAAGACCAATGTGTTTTGTTATGTCTGGGATAACTTCTCAACACCTaaaaagattaataaaaatttagatCCAGCTTAAAATTATCAGATAATAtgagaaatttaaattaaaattgctCAAGGATTCGTAATTTGGAATTTACCTGCTTAACGAAATTATCCACTAAATGTCTCAAACAATAAGCATGGTGACTCCCAACAAATACTTGATTCACTGCCTTGATGATACTGGGATGTCTGTCCGAGAAAAATGTGAACTCGTCGAATGGAATGCATTGATAGTAAAGGAGCACACGACTCAAATGATAACAAAACCAATCCTAGTTCGCATCATTCTCCGCATCTACTATGGCATAAGCAATTGTGAAAAGATCATCGTTCGCATCTTTCGACACAGCAACTAAGATGCATCCTTTATACTTATTCTTTATATGAGTACCATCCAAAAATATCAATGGCCTACAACCACTAACAAAACCGACGACACATGCATGAAAACAAATGAACAACCGTCTGAATTTTTTAGTCAAAGGTTCAATCTCACACTCTACAACACTACCAGGATTAGTATTTTTAACAGCATCACAATACCATCTTAATCTATCATAGCATCCTTCATCTGTGCCATGAATATCATGCATCGCCAACTCTTTACCCTTCCACACTTTGCGGTATTCTAACTCTACCCCGAAATCTCTTTGCAAGTCCATCTGCATTGTACACGGATGATAAGAGGGCTCCCctcttaatttttctttcacaACATTCGCTATCCAATAGGCATCGGCTCTAGGATGCCCTCTGCTACGTAGATTATTCTCACCACAATTATGTTGCAGTTTACATTTTCTGATGGCAAATAGATTGTCTCTTTTATGTTTCGAAGCATAAATTCTCCAACCGCAGCTCTTTTCACTACAAATCACAATTACATTCTCGCTGTCATTTTTTACATACATAAATGAACGTCTTGTGGCAACAGAaaagtttttcaaataattccTAAATTCACCAGCACCTTTGAATGTTTGTCCTACACCATGAATACAATTAATCTAGGCATCTATAGTATTGGCGCAAGGGGGCTGTTCAACCTCGTTGTCACTCTTCGACTGCGTGTCTTCCTCATAAACCCTTACAGTTTAATTTACATTTAATAAGATAAAAAAGAACAAtaaccacaaaaacaaattGATAATGACTAAAAATAAATCTTGATTTCAAGCAACTAATTGATAATTTATACAAAGCAATATACAATATTTTacctttaattttttatattaaatatgttACTAAACATATCGAAATAGGAGAATGAAAATATACGTTTAATAATAAGTAAATGAATTTTACCTCCCATCATTCAAGTTGTTGAACTGTTCATTTCTTTTCTCTGCCCTCAATTCAATCGTCGTAAGCTTTACACACATATGAAGATGAATCATATTAaggacatcatcatcatcattcaaAGACACAAGCATCTTATGCAGTGGAGCTACGTATTGAAGCATAGTGGATTCCAGagatatttctgcacattttttgCTCAGACTAGAAAAAAACATCCGTCAAgctacaaccactgaaaattGATATGACAAACAGCTGCTTCTTGAATTTACAgcaacccaaaaatgaaagattgcaaggaccacttCCAGATTCCATCCTCAAATTACAAAAGGGGCATGCTCTTCAATACAGTAAATCGaagcaataatatattttttcatcataTATTACACACAAACAGTACAAAATAACAAATTCAGAATACtagattttaattcaaataatttaaatcacaatatAAATGTAATAGTACTGAACTAAAACCCcaaaattaagaattaaaacattataatcGAGAATAATACGAAATATATGCTTATATATcacaaatgctcatgaaatgaACTGCATTCCCAGCAACAAACGTAAAAATTGATATTGGTAAGCTAGTCTGTAAAACTTCATTCTCAAACTACAAAAGGGGAATGCTCTTCAATACAATAAATCGaagtaataatatattttttcatcataTATTACACATAAACagtacaaaatttcaaattcagaATACTAGATTTTAAGTCTACTAAATTAAATCACAGTATAAATGTAATAGTATAGAACTAAAACCCcaaaattaagaattaaaacattataatcGAGAACAATACGAAATATAAGCTAATCTATCACAAAAACTCGTGAAATGAACTGCATTCCCAGCAACAAACGTGAAAATTGATATTAGTAAGCTAATCTGTAAAACAAACGTGATGCCCGGAAATTCAACACCACCTCTATAATcataaaaaatctcaaacaattccatcaattcaacattttaaatttgtaagTCATACATCAAGCCGTGACAATAATTTATTCACTCCAAATTTATAAGATTTCAAATCTAAAAACTAACCTGCAAATATGTGAAAATTTCCGTTTCAGCACAAAGATGGGAAATTCCCTCAACCCACGTCAATGTAGATCTTCAACATTACCCGAGTAAACACAGATCTGCGACTTTGGTTGATGGATTAAACGTTTAAGATTGAGAGAAGAAAAGATTCGGGAGAGGAGAATCAAGAAGAAGAAACAGAGGGAAATAACGATTACAGTGGAACAatcctgttttttttttcataaatcatttTAGGGGCATTTTTGTAAACTTACCCAAATAGGGAGTTCAAACAAAGAGCAGGCTTTTATCAGGGATTGAGAACAAATAATGTCTGAAACGGGGACTGAGGATGAATTCGAGTTTACTATGAGGGATTTATCACAAATTCtccctaaaaataatattataaatttaaaatagctttttttttaaaaaaaaaaaaaaaacataaataataacgATTAAATAGTGCcgtcgagttcgag comes from Henckelia pumila isolate YLH828 chromosome 4, ASM3356847v2, whole genome shotgun sequence and encodes:
- the LOC140860432 gene encoding uncharacterized protein encodes the protein MLVSLNDDDDVLNMIHLHMCVKLTTIELRAEKRNEQFNNLNDGSENVIVICSEKSCGWRIYASKHKRDNLFAIRKCKLQHNCGENNLRSRGHPRADAYWIANVVKEKLRGEPSYHPCTMQMDLQRDFGVELEYRKVWKGKELAMHDIHGTDEGCYDRLRWYCDAVKNTNPGSVVECEIEPLTKKFRRLFICFHACVVGFVSGCRPLIFLDGTHIKNKYKGCILVAVSKDANDDLFTIAYAIVDAENDAN